In bacterium, the following are encoded in one genomic region:
- a CDS encoding tyrosine--tRNA ligase produces MGRGAEALIGAEDLRPRLAAALREGRPLRIKLGMDPSAPDLHIGHTVVLEKLRIFQELGHTPIFLVGDFTASIGDPTGKKKTRPALDKDEIRKNAQTYVDQVSHVLDTERAEIRFNGEWMDAMSPADLVRLCSHYTVARMLERDDFDKRYKAGEAIAVHEFLYPLVQAYDSVALEADVELGGTDQTFNLLVGREIQRAYGQTPQAVITHPLLVGTDGTEKMSKSVGNTIGIRDAPEDMYGRTMSISDELMRSWVAQLGFGRWEDLAAVGADPLAMKKELATRLVTRFHGDAAAEKAAEHFRALVQRKEIPDDLPEVEIPLSGAEDLGLLEALRGALGLASNSEARRIVTQGGARVDGNVVRDPNLRLPPGSYLVQAGKRRFARLLLR; encoded by the coding sequence ATGGGTAGAGGCGCCGAAGCGCTGATCGGTGCGGAAGACCTTCGCCCACGTCTCGCTGCCGCGCTTCGCGAGGGGCGCCCGCTCCGGATCAAGCTCGGAATGGATCCCTCCGCGCCGGACCTGCATATCGGTCACACCGTGGTGCTCGAGAAGCTTCGGATCTTCCAGGAGCTTGGTCATACGCCGATCTTTCTGGTCGGCGATTTCACGGCGAGCATCGGCGACCCCACCGGAAAGAAGAAGACCCGTCCGGCTCTCGACAAAGATGAGATCCGGAAAAACGCCCAGACCTACGTCGATCAGGTCAGCCACGTTCTCGATACGGAAAGGGCAGAGATCCGCTTCAACGGCGAGTGGATGGACGCGATGAGCCCGGCGGATCTGGTCCGCCTCTGCTCCCACTACACCGTCGCTCGAATGCTCGAACGCGACGATTTCGACAAGCGCTACAAAGCCGGTGAAGCGATCGCCGTGCACGAGTTCCTCTATCCCCTCGTGCAGGCCTACGATTCGGTGGCTCTCGAGGCGGATGTCGAGCTTGGAGGCACCGACCAGACCTTCAATCTGCTGGTCGGCCGCGAGATCCAGCGGGCCTACGGCCAGACGCCTCAGGCGGTGATCACCCACCCCCTCCTGGTTGGCACGGACGGCACGGAGAAGATGTCGAAGAGCGTCGGCAACACGATCGGTATCCGAGACGCGCCCGAGGACATGTATGGGCGGACCATGAGCATCTCCGACGAATTGATGCGGAGTTGGGTGGCGCAGCTGGGCTTCGGGCGCTGGGAGGATCTGGCAGCCGTCGGAGCGGATCCGCTGGCCATGAAGAAGGAGCTCGCGACGCGCCTCGTGACACGGTTTCATGGCGATGCCGCGGCCGAGAAGGCCGCGGAGCATTTCCGCGCCCTGGTCCAGCGCAAGGAGATCCCGGACGATCTTCCTGAGGTGGAGATCCCCTTGTCGGGGGCAGAGGATCTGGGCCTGTTGGAGGCTCTACGCGGCGCTTTGGGCCTGGCGAGCAACTCCGAAGCCCGGCGCATCGTGACCCAGGGAGGGGCACGCGTAGACGGCAACGTGGTCCGGGATCCGAATCTCCGGCTTCCCCCGGGCTCCTATCTCGTGCAGGCCGGAAAACGTCGGTTTGCCCGGCTCCTGTTGCGCTGA
- a CDS encoding 5-formyltetrahydrofolate cyclo-ligase, with protein MRARLAAISDQVADRAAIRAATTLASVAAFEACDRVVLYASLPDELPSRPLFDRVRAGGKLLLWPRIDEEGLVFARCDTWEALVPGAFGVLVPPADAPVESLGSGDLLLVPGRAFDAMGARLGRGGGHFDRALARRGGAVAIGVAFGCQLVERIPTEPHDQSVEAVLLEDQLVTSKRTEEYR; from the coding sequence ATGCGCGCACGTCTCGCCGCGATCTCTGACCAGGTCGCCGACCGCGCTGCCATTCGAGCTGCCACGACCCTGGCGAGCGTTGCCGCCTTCGAGGCATGCGACCGCGTGGTCCTCTATGCATCGCTGCCGGATGAGTTGCCCTCCCGGCCCCTCTTCGATCGGGTGCGGGCCGGAGGCAAGCTGCTGCTCTGGCCGCGAATCGATGAGGAAGGCCTCGTCTTCGCTCGCTGTGACACCTGGGAGGCCCTCGTTCCCGGCGCCTTCGGTGTACTCGTCCCGCCCGCCGATGCTCCTGTGGAAAGCCTCGGTAGCGGAGACCTGCTGTTGGTGCCTGGCCGCGCCTTCGACGCGATGGGCGCCCGGCTCGGTCGCGGGGGTGGGCACTTCGATCGGGCGCTTGCTCGGCGAGGCGGCGCGGTGGCGATCGGGGTCGCGTTCGGTTGCCAGCTCGTCGAGCGGATCCCGACCGAGCCTCACGACCAATCCGTCGAGGCGGTCCTGCTCGAGGACCAACTGGTAACCTCCAAGCGAACCGAGGAGTACCGGTGA